The following nucleotide sequence is from Paraburkholderia flava.
GCGATCGTTGAGGGCGTGCTCGCGCCGGGCAGCCGACTTTCAGAAGTCCAGGTCGCGAAGCAGTTGAACGTCAGCCGCACGCCGATGCGCGAGGCGTTCTCGCAACTTGAACGCGAGGGACTGGTGACGGTGCTGCCGCGAGTCGGCGCGTACGTGCGCGCGGTGACGCTGCGCGACGTCGAGGAGATTTACACGGTGCGCGCGGCGCTCGAATGTCTCGCGGTACAGCTCGCGCAGGAACGCATCACGAAGCTCGGCACCGCGCAACTCGATGACGTGATCGCAGCGATGAAATCGAGTGTCGATGCGGACGACCACGCGGGCTACGTCGATGCGCTGGACCGCTTCTACGCGATCGTGATGACGATCGCCGACAACCGCACGCTGCAGGACAGTCATGCCGGCCTGATCGGACCCGTGCGTCGTCTGCGACGTATTGCGATGACGCGCGGCGGTCGGATGCAGGCGTCGTTCAGCCAGGCGGTCAAAATACGCGATGCCGTTGTGAACCACTCGTCGAACGTGCAGGATTTGATGCGGGAACAGTTGGCAGGTGCATGTCGTGCTGCGCTGGATGTGTTGAACGAGTCGAGTGATTAGTCACGAACGAGGCGCTTCCGGTGGAAGCTCATCGTCGTCCATGTTGAGCACGATCTTCCCGACCGACGAAAAAATGATGTCGGGTATGGCGCACTCAAGCTCCTCACGCTCACTCTCACTCGCGTCGAAATACGCCACGCGTTCATGGCCAATTACAACGAAGAACGGGCTTCCGTCAGGCCGATAGAACGCGAGATCTTCGGGTAGATCGAAATGGACCCAATCGAAAGGACTTTTGGAACGTCGCTTCAGCAATCCGATGCTTCCGCCGGAGGTCGTCAGGTATGTGACTGTATTGGGGTCTCCCGGTCCGACGACGCCTCCACCGGGCCAGGAAGACTGCAGTTGCTCCAGTTCAACGTAGGGTTTTGCTTCGTCGAAAAACGATAAAGCCTTGGGGGTCAGCATGTAGCGCACCATCGTCCTGGTGACGAAGCTAAATTTCGGGCACCGGGCAGCACAAAAATCAAGTATCCGCTCATACCACCGGTCCGCCTCTACGTCTGCGACCTGAAGAACCGTCCGGTTCGACATGGCGTTACCTCTATCGAAGTGGGATATGGTTGATGGGGCTGATGGGTCCAAGGTGCTACCGCCGCCATACGGATCGTCGTACCCGGGTCAACTTAGGTGAAAAGCCGCTCGACTTAAAGGGAAACCGACCCAGGCACCGATCCGGTCCCGCAAAATATTTATAAACCGACCGGTCGGTTGATTTATAATCCCCCTCACTGACCACTCCGGACGAGAGCGCTCCCCATGTACACGCAATCCCTCGACATTCCGGGCAACGTCGCCCCGCTCGACGCCGCCACCGGTTCGCCGGAGCAGGCGCAGTTCAACGCTGTCATGGCCGCGGACGGCAAGATCGAGCCGCAGGACTGGATGCCCGACGCTTACCGCAAGACGCTGGTCCGGCAGATCTCGCAGCACGCGCACTCCGAAATCGTCGGCATGCTGCCCGAAGGCAACTGGATCAGCCGCGCACCGAGCCTCAAGCGCAAGGCGATCCTGCTCGCGAAGGTGCAGGACGAAGCCGGCCACGGTCTCTATCTATATAGCGCGTGCGAAACGCTCGGGGTCTCGCGCGATCAGCTGGTCGATGCGCTGCATGCGGGCAAGGCCAAGTATTCGAGCATCTTCAATTACCCGACGCCGACGTGGGCGGACGTCGGCGTGATCGGCTGGCTCGTCGACGGCGCGGCGATCATGAACCAGATCCCGCTGTGCCGCTGCACGTACGGTCCGTACGCGCGCGCGATGATCCGCATCTGCAAGGAAGAGTCGTTCCATCAGCGCCAGGGATTCGACGCGCTGCTGTCGATGATGAAGGGCACCGCCGCGCAACGCGAACTCGTGCAGCAGGCCGTGGACCGCTGGTGGTGGCCGGTGCTGATGATGTTCGGTCCGAGCGACAAGGATTCGGTGCACAGCAGCCAGTCGGGGCAATGGGGCATCAAGCGGATCTCGAACGACGACCTGCGTCAGAAGTTCGTCGATGCGACGGTCGATCAGGCGAAAGTGCTCGGCGTCACGCTACCCGACGCCGACCTGAAGTGGAACGACGCGCGCGGCCACCACGACTACGGCACGATCGACTGGGAAGAATTCTGGCGCGTCGTCAACGGCGACGGTCCGTGCAACAAGGACCGTCTCGCCACGCGCGTGAAAGCACACAACGACGGCGCATGGGTCCGCGAAGCCGCGCTTGCGCACGCCGACAAACAACGCCAACGCGCGCAGCAGCACGCCGCCTGACGCAAGCAACACGGGATACGAGAGACGGGAGATCGACAATGAACAAGGAATGGCCGATTTGGGAAGTGTTCGTGCGCAGCAAGCAGGGCCTCGATCACAAGCATTGCGGCAGTCTGCATGCCGCCGACGCATCGATGGCGCTGCGCATGGCGCGCGACGTCTACACGCGCCGCCAGGAAGGCGTGAGCATCTGGGTCGTGCCGTCGTCGGCGATCACGGCGTCGGCACCCGACGAAAAAGCGGAGCTGTTCGAACCGGCCGGCGACAAGATCTATCGCCATCCGACGTTCTTCACGCTGCCCGACGAAGTCAACCACATGTAAGCGCGTCATGGACATCACGCCCCAACATCTTTCCTACCTGCTGCGCCTCGCCGATACCGCGCTGGTGCTCGGCCAGCGCAACGCCGAGTGGTGCGGTCACGGCCCGATCCTCGAAGAAGACATCGCGCTCGCGAACATGAGCCTCGATCTGATCGGTCAGGCGCGCCTGCTGTATTCGCACGCGGCGACGCTCGAGCAGCGGCTCACTGGCACGACGCGCACCGAGGACGACTACGCGTACTTCCGCGCCGAGCGCGAGTTCGCGAATTACACGCTCGTCGAGTTGCCGCACTACGGCCCACTGTCCGGCACCGCGCACGCGGACAAGGACTACGCGGTCACGATCGTGCGCAACTTTCTCTACTCGACGCTGATGGCGCATCTGTGGACCGCGCTTGCGTCTTCTCCGGATGAACAGCTCGCCGCGATCGCCGCGAAGTCGATCAAGGAGACCCGCTATCACGTGCACCATGCACGCGAGTGGTTGATCCGTTTCGGCGACGGCACCGACGAATCGCACCGTCGCGCGCAAGCCGCACTCGACTATCTGATCCCGTACACGCGCGAGTTCTTCAGCACGGATGCGGTCGAAGAAGCGGTCGGCGATGCGGGCATCGGTCCGCGCACCGCTACGCTCGAAGAAGCATGGTTCGACGACGTGCGCGCCGCGCTCGACGAAGCGACGCTCGCACTGCCCGAACCGGTGAAGCATGTGACGACCGGCAAGCACGGCGAGCACTCCGAGCACATGGGCTATCTGCTGGCCGAAATGCAGAGCATCGCGCGGCAGCATCCGGGCGCGACCTGGTAACCGGCGCGGAGAGCGACATGAACGCCGGCATGAACCACGCGATCGACCCCACGCTGCAACACGCGTGGTCCGTGCTCGAAGCGGTGCCCGATCCGGAAATCCCGGTGGTGTCGATCCGCGAACTCGGCATTCTGCGCGACGTGCGCCGCGCCGCCGACGGCGCGCTCGAAGTCGTCATCACGCCGACCTACTCCGGCTGCCCGGCGATGTCGCAGATCGCGGAAGACATCGGGCTCGCGCTCGATGCGGCCGCGCTCGCGCCGTACCGGATCGACACGGTACTCGCACCCGCGTGGACCACCGACTGGATCACCGCCGACGCGCGCGAGAAACTGCGCGCGTACGGAATCGCGCCGCCCACCGGCGATTGCGGCGCAGGTGCTGCTTCCACATCGGCGAACAGCCAGGTCATCCGCTTCATCCCGAAACCGCTCGCCGCCCCCGCGTGCCCGCGCTGCGGCTCCGCGCACACGGAACGTCTCGCACAGTTCGGCTCGACCGCGTGCAAGGCGCTGTATCGCTGCATCGACTGCCGCGAACCCTTCGACTATTTCAAACCGTACTGACATGGCCACACCGCAATTTCATCCGCTGCGTATCCGGGAAGTCCGCCCCGAAACCGCCGACGCGGTGTCGGTCGCCTTCGAGGTGCCCGACGCACTGCGCGATCAATATCGCTTCACCCAGGGGCAGTTCGTCACGCTGAAAACGCACATCGACGGCGAGGAGACGCGCCGCTCGTATTCGATCTGTGTCGGCGTCACCGACTACGATCGCGACGGCGAGCTGCGCATCGGCATCAAGCGCGTGCGCGGCGGCCGCTTCTCGAATTTCGCGTTCGATACGCTGCAGGCCGGCCACACAATCGACGTGATGACGCCCGACGGCCGCTTCTTCACGCATCTGAACGCAGGCGACAGCAAGCAATACGTCGCGTTCTCCGGCGGCTCCGGCATCACGCCGGTGCTCGCGATCATCAAGACGACGCTCGAAGTCGAGCCGCGCAGCACGTTCACGCTGATCTACGGCAACCGCAGCGTCGACGCGATCATGTTCGCGGAAGAACTCGAAGATCTGAAGAACCGCTTCATGAGCCGCTTCGTGCTGTATCACGTGCTGTCGGACGATCTCCAGGACGTCGATCTGTTCAACGGCGTGCTCGATCAGCAGAAATGCGCGGACTTCCTGAGTACGCTGGTGCCGGCCGGCACTGTCGACGAAGCGTTCATCTGCGGCCCCACGCCGATGATGGACGCCGCCGAAGCCGCGCTGCAAGCGGCCGGCGTCGATGCGCCGCGCGTGCACGTCGAGCGCTTCGGCACACCGCTGCCGCAGGCGGGCGCACCGGTCGTCGAGATCACCGAAGACACGCCCGCCGCCGATCTCGAAATCGTACTCGACGGCAAGCGTCGCAAGCTGCGTCTGCCGTATCAGGGCGTGAGCGTGCTCGACGTCGGGCTGCGCGCGGGCCTCGCGCTGCCGTATGCGTGCAAGGGCGGCGTCTGCTGCACCTGTCGCGCGAAGGTGCTGGAAGGCGAAGTGAAAATGGACAAGAACTACACGCTCGAGGAACACGAGATCCGTGATGGGTTCGTGCTCACGTGCCAATGCCACCCGGTCAGCGATCGTGTCGTGGTCAGCTACGACGAACGTTGACGTTTTACGGGCAGATCGAGTCCGCGCGCCTTCCTGCGTGGCCTCGATCCGCTTACACTAGGGGCCGCCCGCAGCCGGAACGTCTGTTCCGCATGCGGGCGGCCTTTTTCATGTTGACGGGGTAGGCAAGTTGTCGACGAACTGGATCCACATTACGAACGGGGACGTCGCCGCGGAATCGCTGCGCACGGCGTTGCGCGCAGCGAACTGTGACGATCGCAACGACCGCGTGCTGTCGCTGCGCGACGATCTCGCGGTCGGCGCACTGCGCGGTATCGACGAATCGCCCGACGTGCGCGCCGAATTCTGGCAGCGCGTTGCCGGCGACAGCACCCGCGATCTCACCGCCGAATTCGCGGAGCAACTGGTCGAACTCGAGCGCGTGACCGGTGCCGACTCGCACGTGGTGATCTGGCATGCGGAAAGCGCCGCCGATCAACTCACATTGCGGCGCGTCTGCTATCACCTGCGCAACAGTCCGCAACGGTTGAACGAAGTCCGTCTGTCGATCCGCGATCTCACCGATCCCGGCGCATGGGCGCACAGCCGCCCCGATCACGCGACGTCGGTCGGCATGTTCGCGCCAGATGTTTTGCAGGCGCATCTGCTCGACGCTGCGCCGATCTCGGTGCTGCGTATCAGCCGGCTGGCGCTCGAATGGCAAGAGGTCAAGCAGGCGAACGGCGAAACGCGCCGGCTGCGCGACAACACGTTCATGAGCGGCAGCTTCGGCGAGCTCGACGCGTTCCTGCTCGCGCACACCACTGACGCGTGGCGGCCGGCCGCTCGCATCGCAGCAGAACTGATCGTGGCCAACGTCGGCTTTCTGGTCAGCGACAGCATTGCGCTGTGGCGCTGTCGCGAGCTCGCGGCAAGCGGACGCGTGCAGCTGCGCGGCGACGCGTCGTCGTGGCGCACGCTCGAACTGTGTGCCGCCGACGCACCTGAACCCGCCGCGCTTTCCATCTGCCCCGACTGACCACCCTACGCAACCATGGCCCGCACCCGCGCACCCGATCACGAGACCCAGCGCGACCAGATTCTCGAACTGGCCGCCGAAAAATTCGCGCAGACGAGCTACCCGAGTACGTCGATGTCCGATCTCGCCGCGGCGAGCGGCACGTCGAAAGCACGGCTGTATCACTACTACGAGAGCAAGGAAGCGATCCTGTTCGATCTGCTGGACCGCTACACGAAGCGACTGATGCTGATCATCGCGGAAGTGGAAGGCGCGAGCCAGCGACGCAGCCTCAGCGAACGCGACACGTTCGCCGAACTGGTCCGCGCGTTCCTCGCGGAGTACGAGACATCGCATAGCCGGCACGTGGCGCTGCTGAACGACGTCAAGTATCTGGTCGACGCACAGCGCGAAGTGATCCTGAACCGGCAGCGCGACGTCGTCGCCGCGTTCGCCCGGCAACTGGCGCGCGCGTACCCCGACCGGGTCACGCGCCAGAACCAGACCGCGCTGACGATGATGGTGTTCGGGATGATCAACTGGACCTTCACCTGGCTGAAGCCGGGCGGCAAGATGGGCTACCAGGAGTTCGCCGAACAGGTGGTCGGCATGGTCGATCACGGGCTCGGATTGGCAAAATAATGCGGCAAAGCAGCATTGCCGGGTGCATCAATGTATTCGGCCACGATTTGAAGTTAGCGCAAACTCACTTCAATAAAATACAGAAATATCAATAGCCTACGGAGCAAATATAACCGGCTAGAACATACGCTCGGTTCAGATTACGGGTTTTCCCTAGGTTCACCTTGTCGCTTCGGCTACAATTGATGTCGCAGCGCATCATGCTGCATGTCAGAAAAGGAGAACCGCCGATGAACAAGCTCGCTAAACGTGCCGATGAGCCGATCGTGACATCCGATCGCCTGATGCAGGCAAGCGGACGTGCGCCTGCGCTCGTGCGGGAACTCACGTCGGCCGATCGCGACCGCCTGCTGACCCACTTTCTTTCGCTCGACGAAGACGATCGCCTGTTGCGCTTCGGCCAGATCGTGCCGAACCACGTGATCGAGAACTACGTCCGCACCATCGACTTCACGCGCGACACCGTATTCGGCGTGTTCGACAGCCAGTTGCAGCTGACGGGCGTCGGTCACCTCGCCTATCTGCCGGACGACGGCAAGAAGCGCACTGCGGAGTTCGGCGTGTCGGTGCTGGAAAGCGCGCGCGGACAAGGCGTAGGCACGAGGCTGTTCGAGCGTGCCTCCATCCGCAGCCGCAACACGCATGTGACGACGCTGTACATGCACTGCCTGTCGCGCAACTCGACGATGATGCACATCGCGAAAAAGTCCGGCATGAAGATCGAGTACGCGTACGGCGAAGCGGATGCGTACCTGACGCTGACGCCGGCGGACCAATCGAGCATCCTCGCG
It contains:
- a CDS encoding GntR family transcriptional regulator, translating into MPSSKTAVKTAKTVTPKHAKNAHASTRSLDEIAGKYHSRMRTVDASSDSLSEGVVVPALREAIVEGVLAPGSRLSEVQVAKQLNVSRTPMREAFSQLEREGLVTVLPRVGAYVRAVTLRDVEEIYTVRAALECLAVQLAQERITKLGTAQLDDVIAAMKSSVDADDHAGYVDALDRFYAIVMTIADNRTLQDSHAGLIGPVRRLRRIAMTRGGRMQASFSQAVKIRDAVVNHSSNVQDLMREQLAGACRAALDVLNESSD
- the paaA gene encoding 1,2-phenylacetyl-CoA epoxidase subunit PaaA — protein: MYTQSLDIPGNVAPLDAATGSPEQAQFNAVMAADGKIEPQDWMPDAYRKTLVRQISQHAHSEIVGMLPEGNWISRAPSLKRKAILLAKVQDEAGHGLYLYSACETLGVSRDQLVDALHAGKAKYSSIFNYPTPTWADVGVIGWLVDGAAIMNQIPLCRCTYGPYARAMIRICKEESFHQRQGFDALLSMMKGTAAQRELVQQAVDRWWWPVLMMFGPSDKDSVHSSQSGQWGIKRISNDDLRQKFVDATVDQAKVLGVTLPDADLKWNDARGHHDYGTIDWEEFWRVVNGDGPCNKDRLATRVKAHNDGAWVREAALAHADKQRQRAQQHAA
- the paaB gene encoding 1,2-phenylacetyl-CoA epoxidase subunit PaaB, with translation MNKEWPIWEVFVRSKQGLDHKHCGSLHAADASMALRMARDVYTRRQEGVSIWVVPSSAITASAPDEKAELFEPAGDKIYRHPTFFTLPDEVNHM
- the paaC gene encoding 1,2-phenylacetyl-CoA epoxidase subunit PaaC, translating into MDITPQHLSYLLRLADTALVLGQRNAEWCGHGPILEEDIALANMSLDLIGQARLLYSHAATLEQRLTGTTRTEDDYAYFRAEREFANYTLVELPHYGPLSGTAHADKDYAVTIVRNFLYSTLMAHLWTALASSPDEQLAAIAAKSIKETRYHVHHAREWLIRFGDGTDESHRRAQAALDYLIPYTREFFSTDAVEEAVGDAGIGPRTATLEEAWFDDVRAALDEATLALPEPVKHVTTGKHGEHSEHMGYLLAEMQSIARQHPGATW
- the paaD gene encoding 1,2-phenylacetyl-CoA epoxidase subunit PaaD — encoded protein: MNAGMNHAIDPTLQHAWSVLEAVPDPEIPVVSIRELGILRDVRRAADGALEVVITPTYSGCPAMSQIAEDIGLALDAAALAPYRIDTVLAPAWTTDWITADAREKLRAYGIAPPTGDCGAGAASTSANSQVIRFIPKPLAAPACPRCGSAHTERLAQFGSTACKALYRCIDCREPFDYFKPY
- the paaE gene encoding 1,2-phenylacetyl-CoA epoxidase subunit PaaE: MATPQFHPLRIREVRPETADAVSVAFEVPDALRDQYRFTQGQFVTLKTHIDGEETRRSYSICVGVTDYDRDGELRIGIKRVRGGRFSNFAFDTLQAGHTIDVMTPDGRFFTHLNAGDSKQYVAFSGGSGITPVLAIIKTTLEVEPRSTFTLIYGNRSVDAIMFAEELEDLKNRFMSRFVLYHVLSDDLQDVDLFNGVLDQQKCADFLSTLVPAGTVDEAFICGPTPMMDAAEAALQAAGVDAPRVHVERFGTPLPQAGAPVVEITEDTPAADLEIVLDGKRRKLRLPYQGVSVLDVGLRAGLALPYACKGGVCCTCRAKVLEGEVKMDKNYTLEEHEIRDGFVLTCQCHPVSDRVVVSYDER
- a CDS encoding DUF1835 domain-containing protein, with product MSTNWIHITNGDVAAESLRTALRAANCDDRNDRVLSLRDDLAVGALRGIDESPDVRAEFWQRVAGDSTRDLTAEFAEQLVELERVTGADSHVVIWHAESAADQLTLRRVCYHLRNSPQRLNEVRLSIRDLTDPGAWAHSRPDHATSVGMFAPDVLQAHLLDAAPISVLRISRLALEWQEVKQANGETRRLRDNTFMSGSFGELDAFLLAHTTDAWRPAARIAAELIVANVGFLVSDSIALWRCRELAASGRVQLRGDASSWRTLELCAADAPEPAALSICPD
- a CDS encoding TetR/AcrR family transcriptional regulator; protein product: MARTRAPDHETQRDQILELAAEKFAQTSYPSTSMSDLAAASGTSKARLYHYYESKEAILFDLLDRYTKRLMLIIAEVEGASQRRSLSERDTFAELVRAFLAEYETSHSRHVALLNDVKYLVDAQREVILNRQRDVVAAFARQLARAYPDRVTRQNQTALTMMVFGMINWTFTWLKPGGKMGYQEFAEQVVGMVDHGLGLAK
- a CDS encoding GNAT family N-acetyltransferase, whose product is MNKLAKRADEPIVTSDRLMQASGRAPALVRELTSADRDRLLTHFLSLDEDDRLLRFGQIVPNHVIENYVRTIDFTRDTVFGVFDSQLQLTGVGHLAYLPDDGKKRTAEFGVSVLESARGQGVGTRLFERASIRSRNTHVTTLYMHCLSRNSTMMHIAKKSGMKIEYAYGEADAYLTLTPADQSSILAEMLQEQAAVFDYALKRQARQTSKLFESFMPAATAA